The DNA segment attttcgCAAATTGCGAAGCCTATGACCAATCTGACCAGTCCAAAAATACAATTTCAATGGAATGAAGATGCAGAcgaaacatttataaaacttaaagaaGCATTAATATCAGCCCCAGTATTGCGATACTCCAAACCAACTGATGATATTATCATTGATACAGACGCGTCAGATGCGGTCTTGACCCAGATACAAAATGGAAATGAAGTGTACTTGCTTACATGAGCAAAAGCTTATCTCCCTCAGAGAAAAAAATACTGTACTACACAGAGAGAACTTCTAGCAGTAGTTACAGCATGCTGTACCTGGCATCCTCATATATTTAGTCACCCAGTTACAATACGCAGTGATAACTCAGCAGTAGTTTGGTCCAAGCGAATCAAACGACCAGTTAAACAAATGGCTAGATGGTTACAGGAGTTTGGCAATTATTATCTCATCCAGATGCATAGACCTGGCTCCATTCATTGGAACGCAGACGCTTTGAGCAGGCGCCCACATGGAGATTACTGTAAACAATGCCATCGTGAAAATGGACCTTGTGAGTATCCACAAAACATCTGTAAATAACAACCCATGTGCAGTTCTTACCAGAACtcaatctgaaaaaaaaaattgtgtgcaCTGACAATATAGCATTGAAAGATGATGTACTCAAATCACATTCCCAAACATCAGACTGATAATCAGCCTTCACAAAGTGAAAATCCTTCCCTAGTGGACAGTGAAAACCTTTATGAAGTGGATTCCTTAATATCTCATAAAAGTATTGAGTATACAAAACGgagtaaatataaaagttaaacaaaatcacaagattttgtgaGTCCTGAAATATTAAGAGCCCAACAGTTACAAGACGCAAATATATCATTAATGATGAAAGCAAAAGAAGTTAACTGTCGCCCTGAATGGAATGAAATAGCTCCCCAGTGGAATGCATTACAACAGATATAATGGGCCCTTTAGAACGAAGTTCCTCaggaaataaatacattttggtggtaacagatatatttactaAATGGACAGGCATATTCTCTAGCAAATATTGAGGTCAAAACCATACCTAGGAAAATTGCTGAAGAGTGGATATGTCAATATGGCACACCGGCAATAAAGTGACGAAGAAAAAGATATGAAGTTGGTACAAAAACACTAGTTAAAACAAGGTCAGCCAGTGTGGTTGCATCTACCAAAAATGCAGAGAAAGCCTGGtacgtgtaaaaaaaaaaaaaaaaaaaaaatagttcatATAGATAGGTTGTTGCCATGTGAAGGTAATAATCCACCCACTTGGTGGAAAAACCttctaattaaaatttagtctaaaatattttgaggggatatatcaaataataaataaatacaaaactccaacctaaatgttaaaaatagacATTTAGAATGTTCCATTACATTTTTAACTCATAATAGGATGATGCCTGTGTGAAGGCAtggtattgttttaaatttgatCTGTATGGACTGTATGGAAAATATGTTAAGACATATAGTTAACATTTGAGCTCATAGGTTTTTATCACAACAAGTGAAGTTTATTTCATCTCTCGGGAACAAATATTTGCTTGTTGGTAACTGTCTTGGTGGCAAAAGTTACCTTTTATGGGACTAGCGGGACGTGTCCTATAATTAGTGTGTACTAATAGCTGTGTAATGAAATATAGAAAGGGGTAAGGgaaatacattatttaatgaTCTTtagaaagttttaaaaataagaattaTATGTTCAAAATGGAATACATTCAAGTTGTCGCACTCATATAAAAAGGAATATATAATACCaaaattattatgtatatgtttatattttctcaGATATGGACATGTTACAAATATCAGTGAGTGATGAGGAGATGGACTTCCTGGGTGAAGACCAGGACGATTACAAAGAAACCCCCCAGGAAATCTCCACCACTCCACTGCCAAAAGAGGGAATTTAAAAGTGGCATGTCTTGTCTTCTTTGCGTTGAAAACAAAACCTATAGACATGTGGGGGAATTTAGTAAACACTGGACTCACATACACCATAAACACCTATACATTTTTAGATGTCACATCCAAAGGTGCACCAAAACAACACTGAAAACATGACATAACAAGACAATTGCAAAAACAACAtggattagaaaaaaaaatacaccaaGGGAATTAACCATGAATAGAAATTATATCAACCCCAAAGGTTTGACTTCGGCGGTATATTATTGTCCCTTACACCAGCCCCAATACCATCTCCATTATCTCAGACACCCCACTCAATCTCTGCCCTCATGGACTTGGCGCTGTCGCAGAAAACCCATGCTACCATGACACAAAGGTGTAATTGGCCAACCGAGGCAGACATTCCATCCGACCCAGAGCTGTTAGAAACCTTCTGTAAACAGAGTCTGCAGGCTGGACGCGTGCTTCAACAAGCCATGACTTGTCTACAGAGTCATTACATAAAGGTGGCTGAGCAATAAAATGAGTATCAAAACGTTACTTTTTTCAAATTCATTAGTAACATCTGCTATTTTTACTTCACGTACTAATGTTGAGGAAAATGCTGCCAAGGAAATCATATCTACAAGAAACCATCAGGACAAGCCATTCTGCGGATAACAGTCTTCAATGCCAGCTTTTCTGCCAACTTCCCATTGTGCCATCAGATCGTCTGTGCGATTCGAAGGGTTTGAAACTGATGTCACAGACGTTTATTATCAAAACTCAAGAAAGACATTTTACACATACTTGGTAAAGAAAACTGGAGACGAGTTTAGATAAAAGGGGGATTgtaaagataataaataaacactcTGGAAGTGACCAGTTGTATGTATTTTCCTTTATTGGTTaacttaaattaataataaaataatacctttccgttatttacaatgattacttttataaaaaataaaagtaatcctgttggaaattaataaatactattGTACGTTTTGAAGAAACCGTTGATGCAGATCGTCAATGTAAGACTTTTGATatcttctacaacttataatatacaaacatatacagagagagagagagagagagagagagagagagagagaggagagagagagagagagagagagagagagagagagacagacagagagacagacagagagagagagagagagaatcgtgggtaaatataattaaaagaatTCCGCATTTATAAGATTTCCTAAATTTGAATGGGCGACGTCGAAGAAGAACTGAATGTTATCAttcgataaacctcagaaaatgacgtcattacaccGGAGGGGACGTCATTCTGCAACACAGGTCATGGAAAGGACGCTAGAAGATGATTTAcgtgtattttaactaaatatagtGTCCAGGCCTTGTGCACATAttttagagggggggggggggggctaatatGTGGTTAGCGAAATTTATGAGTGGTTAAGATAGGCTTCCCTGGAAAAGTATTGAAAAAGAGAACATTTTCTTGATCAAGTGACGGGTTTGACTGCTTAACCCACCATGTGCACAAGCTCCTGTCTTTGTAATGatacaaaatctgtcatttaaaaaaaaaagaatttatcgatgtacaaCTGTCACAAACTGCACACAGTTACGTAGCGTAGTGAAGGATTTTAAATTAAACACCTCAGACGTCATTACGCAAAGAAGATCATGGGCAGAACTTTCGaactgatttatgaattatgtgcatttttaactaaataggttgtgctgtttgtaattataagaattgttcgtCATTTTTTTGTTgcgaatttattgatgtatgaatgtacaaatgtacaaaatcgcttcgctacgctacgcgattttataccatttgtgagtgttatacatcgataaattcgcAATAAATGATGAAGAATTCTTATATCGCTCAACTCGGTTAATTGCCGTTCTTAATGCGCCAATCGATAACGTTCTAGTGGTATGTATcacttgttttattatatacatagcaatgcaGTATATAGATCTATTAccaccataaaagtgatatccggtgaaaagtcatattttcactgtattttagctacagtgaaaatttagaaatcgtatttacttttttgtaaaagtgcatgattaaattatctccctttgtctcgtttgTTCGTATGttagtttgatgattaccaatgcatctgatcgtatttgaaaaataaacaaaaatgtaatttaaacaactgtacctgtaaaaaaaaggaTATGAATTCCAGTTACAATAAAGTATCTAAACGAATTGAATTCGAAGCTAAATAACGAAGACAATTTCGTGTCACCgagtttaatttaaaatttaacagcGTTCgattcgggtttttttttttttgtggggtgttttGGAGAATCGCTTTTTcgggtatgtttgcacagcagatgttaatttaataactgaataaagatcatttttattttaaaacaaataaatattaaaacgaacCAATTTGTTCgtcaaaattgtgaatttcagtgtaaatCAGTGCATACAGCGAACCGATCATAATTGCTTTGTATCTTATCAATCAGTAGCATTAACGGCAATGCATCAAAAACttttctggaaaagttccatcggaagaaatatatcatggccttacgtgttttcgataggaaaAGGGAAAGATATTAACAGAAAGCaaaatatattgtcaaaaattaggaaatatatatatactaaatagaccatttcatggtggggtttttttcgaatacgattttatgtcaactcgtgatgtgttgAAACCATATTTTaactcattgcttcgcaattcgtgaaaataaggttttcacacatcactcgttgacataaaaaatcGTATTAAAAACAACCTAATGTAGCCTTTATGCAGGCCTACCAAGGactttttaaccatatgggtaataaaaaaaatattacatgctACTAAATAGGTAAAAGTAGCTTACACGCCAATAGCAGAGGcactccctcccccctccaccATCTCTCTCCTTGaccaattctctctctctctctctctctctctctctctctctctctctctctctctctctctctctctctctctctctctctctctctctctgtctagcCTCGTGAACTTTGCTCAGTTGTCTTCCATCGTTACCGTCTTGAGGCCGATGATAGTTTTGAAGGCTATTTTAAAGTCCTGACTGAATATGTAGTACACTATAGGATTCATCATCGAGTTCGCGAACCCTAGCCACACCAGGACATCGATGAGAAGGGCCGGCACAAGCTCGTAGTTTGTATCAATGTCGATCTTATAGGTCACATTGACCGGCATCCAACTGATGAAGAAACAGGCCACCACGACCCCCAACACCTTAGCAGCCTTGGTGTTGCCCAGGTAATCTCTGTTCTTCTTCCTCTGTTCCTGTGTCTGAGTCAATGTCCGTATCTCTCGGGCATGCCTCCTTGCCGTGGCAAATATCTTCCAGTAGGCAACTACGATAACGAACCCTGGGAcaaggaaaaataaaatagatggAATAGCATTGTCGTCGGTATTAAGAAGATGTATGCATTTGCCTGCTTGATTGAGACAGTACATGTGGAATTCAATACCTAGGTAGTGCCAGCCGCTTAGGTCATATATGATCCACGTGAAGGAAGGTATGATCCAGCAAAGAGCAATAATGACGCCGGTGATTCTGTGGCTTATGAACTGGTGTTTGAATGGATGGCAGACGGATAAA comes from the Gigantopelta aegis isolate Gae_Host chromosome 14, Gae_host_genome, whole genome shotgun sequence genome and includes:
- the LOC121389289 gene encoding 5-hydroxytryptamine receptor 4-like, whose translation is MMNSNIVNNSMVNGSEELDCEAAILELGTSVMQPWSVPGRYVYCSVSLTLSVAILFGNCLVIYAVVKFKKLQTRPNAYIVSLAFSDIALAVLLFPLHLYETWNMRWDLPVWMCKIRVVLEVGLIQVSMFNLCAVAIERYLSVCHPFKHQFISHRITGVIIALCWIIPSFTWIIYDLSGWHYLGIEFHMYCLNQAGKCIHLLNTDDNAIPSILFFLVPGFVIVVAYWKIFATARRHAREIRTLTQTQEQRKKNRDYLGNTKAAKVLGVVVACFFISWMPVNVTYKIDIDTNYELVPALLIDVLVWLGFANSMMNPIVYYIFSQDFKIAFKTIIGLKTVTMEDN